In Quercus robur chromosome 10, dhQueRobu3.1, whole genome shotgun sequence, a genomic segment contains:
- the LOC126702865 gene encoding disease resistance protein UNI-like, producing MLGTAAAQAIGNLVTPAVQAGDGIIGCLGRKYGYVRNLSENIVILEREERYLLSKEADVTTLLDRKEQIMERTRECTTWLDEVQEMKGKIQELRNRYQNTSRCFCGLCPFPSLLKLGKTTVTKTAEVIDLKSRVENITIMVERAPSPIPIRKHPEKIGNVPSLDEHVEMLIKLLKDDKLKRIGVWGLPGVGKTMVMEKLNNKVHEIQLFDDIFWVTLSKGGSVRKIQLAILEQLKVEVKGIHDQMADIISEILVNKKYLLLLDEVFSEINLKEVGIHDDHEHGAVIFAYRDRDFCCLMDDHIKIERLSNDDAKNLFRKIVGNIIDRPTYKKIADRLLKECGGMPQVIKLIAYSLRNEDDPAVWRHLLSDMQSPGTEPVQELQEVYKAFKLIYDKLPVDKKPCLLYWAFFPPDYEVYQEYLIECWKAEQFIVEARKLGDARDKGHAIIREFEKKSLLERGRKAGHFKMPLFLRRMALKIMYQEEKDSKFLVGDGEEIEEQPLEEEWEGVQRVSLISQKLYNLPCRPACTKISTLLLQKNPSLTKIPELFFEYMCDLRVLDLYDTRIISLTSSISSLINLRVLYLNNCSELEELPPELEKLKSLEILDIRCTGILTLPEQLAQLTSLKCLRVSFKQNFGCPNHINGQQEEMIPSNVIASLSSLQELSIDVNFKNQIWNQIVDRVAEEVASLEALTSLCFYFPRLSCFETFIENCISWKKNSMGWEGNGFRSFRILVGNHKADNFLGFDFFGYTAERHLRFSVVEEDIPFALSKILNKALSFELIGRHHAKNLSVFGTDYLKEVEACTIEECNEIESIIDGGMATGVSFEFLQKLHLINLPKLVSICKGSIHPTSLTKLTTLTLKSCPKLKCLFPGDLVQLLCHLQDLQVEDCSAIKEIIEDGIIVQSEALPRLKNMELCNLPRLFSVCEDASFEWPSLEIMKIKTCPELRDLPFSVENAPKLKVIECTINWWSNLNDSVKDRLKDLHSFT from the coding sequence ATGTTGGGCACAGCAGCTGCACAAGCAATTGGGAATTTGGTGACACCAGCAGTACAAGCTGGGGATGGGATAATAGGATGTTTGGGGCGCAAATATGGTTATGTGAGAAATCTCAGTGAAAACATTGTCATTCTTGAACGAGAAGAAAGATATCTCCTTAGTAAGGAGGCAGATGTAACTACATTGCTGGACAGGAAAGAACAAATAATGGAGAGGACCCGTGAATGCACAACCTGGCTTGATGAGGTTCAAGAAATGAAAGGCAAAATCCAAGAACTGAGAAACAGGTATCAGAATACAAGCAGATGCTTTTGTGGACTCTGTCCATTTCCTTCTCTCCTAAAGCTTGGTAAAACTACAGTGACAAAGACTGCAGAGGTGATTGATCTAAAGAGTCGAGTAGAAAACATAACTATAATGGTTGAAAGGGCACCGTCACCAATCCCAATAAGGAAGCATCCTGAGAAGATAGGTAATGTGCCATCACTTGATGAGCACGTAGAAATGCTAATAAAGTTGCTAAAAGATGACAAATTGAAGAGAATTGGGGTATGGGGACTACCAGGAGTGGGCAAAACAATGGTAATGGAAAAGTTAAACAACAAAGTACATGAAATTCAGTTGTTTGATGATATCTTTTGGGTAACTCTTTCAAAAGGGGGGAGTGTGAGAAAGATACAGCTAGCAATTTTGGAGCAGTTAAAAGTAGAAGTGAAAGGGATCCATGATCAAATGGCAGACATAATATCTGAAATTCTGGTTAACAAGAAATATCTATTGCTTCTCGATGAGGTTTTCTCAGAAATTAATCTGAAAGAAGTTGGCATTCATGACGACCATGAACATGGAGCAGTGATATTTGCCTATAGAGATagagatttttgttgtttaatgGATGATCATATTAAGATTGAAAGATTATCCAATGATGATGCAAAAAACTTGTTCCGAAAAATAGTGGGAAATATCATAGATCGACCAACCTACAAGAAAATTGCAGACAGATTACTGAAGGAGTGCGGTGGGATGCCGCAAGTGATCAAGTTAATAGCATATAGTTTGAGAAATGAGGATGATCCAGCTGTGTGGCGTCATCTATTGTCTGATATGCAATCACCAGGCACGGAACCCGTGCAAGAATTGCAAGAAGTTTACAAGGCATTTAAACTTATTTATGACAAGCTACCCGTGGATAAGAAGCCTTGCCTATTGTACTGGGCATTTTTTCCCCCAGACTATGAAGTTTACCAGGAGTACTTGATCGAGTGCTGGAAAGCTGAACAATTTATTGTTGAAGCTAGAAAGCTTGGAGATGCTCGTGACAAAGGACATGCTATAATAAgggaatttgaaaagaaatcttTGTTGGAAAGGGGTAGAAAAGCAGGACACTTTAAGATGCCTCTGTTTCTCCGACGCATGGCTCTTAAGATCATGTACCAGGAAGAGAAGGATTCAAAGTTTTTGGTAGGTGATGGTGAAGAGATAGAAGAACAACCATTAGAGGAAGAATGGGAAGGTGTGCAAAGGGTGTCATTGATCAGTCAGAAATTATATAATCTACCTTGTAGGCCTGCATGTACCAAAATCTCAACATTACTACTACAAAAAAATCCAAGCTTGACAAAAATTCCAGAATTATTCTTTGAATACATGTGTGACCTTCGAGTTTTGGATTTGTATGATACAAGGATCATATCATTGACATCATCTATTTCTAGCTTGATAAACCTAAGGGTGCTATATCTAAACAATTGTAGTGAATTGGAGGAGTTGCCTCCTGAACTAGAGAAACTAAAGAGTCTTGAAATCCTTGATATTCGCTGCACAGGAATTCTCACCTTGCCTGAACAACTTGCCCAATTGACTAGTTTGAAATGTTTAAGAGTTTCATTTAAGCAGAATTTTGGTTGTCCCAATCACATCAATGGCCAACAGGAAGAGATGATTCCTTCTAATGTAATTGCAAGTCTTTCTTCATTACAAGAGTTGAGTATTGATGTGAATTTCAAAAACCAAATTTGGAACCAGATTGTAGATAGAGTTGCTGAGGAAGTTGCTAGCTTGGAGGCATTGACAAGTCTTTGTTTCTACTTTCCAAGACTCAGTTGCTTTGAAACTTTCATTGAGAACTGCAtatcttggaaaaaaaatagcatgGGGTGGGAAGGTAACGGCTTTAGATCATTCAGAATCCTAGTTGGCAATCACAAGGCAGAcaattttcttggatttgatttttttggatACACAGCTGAACGGCATTTAAGATTTTCTGTTGTAGAAGAAGATATTCCTTTTGCACTTTCAAAGATACTCAATAAAGCTCTAAGTTTTGAACTCATTGGTCGTCATCATGCTAAGAACTTATCAGTATTTGGCACTGACTATTTGAAAGAGGTGGAAGCTTGTACAATTGAAGAATGCAATGAAATAGAAAGCATCATTGATGGTGGCATGGCCACTGGTGTCTCATTTGAATTCTTGCAAAAGCTACACCTAATCAACCTCCCAAAACTGGTGAGTATCTGCAAAGGCTCAATTCACCCAACTAGCCTCACTAAACTCACAACTTTGACACTGAAAAGCTGTCCAAAGCTAAAATGCCTTTTCCCAGGAGATTTGGTCCAGCTACTCTGTCACTTGCAGGATTTACAAGTTGAGGATTGTTCTGCGATTAAAGAGATCATTGAAGATGGAATCATAGTTCAATCTGAAGCCCTTCCCAGATTGAAGAACATGGAACTATGCAACCTACCAAGATTGTTTAGTGTATGTGAGGATGCCTCGTTTGAATGGCCCTCTTTGGAGATTATGAAGATCAAGACTTGTCCAGAGCTGAGGGATTTACCGTTCAGTGTTGAAAATGCACCAAAATTGAAAGTGATTGAATGCACTATAAACTGGTGGAGCAACCTAAATGACTCTGTTAAAGATCGTCTAAAAGACCTTCACAGCTTCACTTGA